CACGGCATCGACTCGATGCCCGAAACCGCCGAGAACGTGGCGCAGGAGTTCGGCATCGCCCGCGTGGATCAAGACGCCTTTGCGCTGCGCTCTCAGGCGCGCTGGCAGGCCGCCCACGAGGCGGGCTATTTCAGCGGCGAGACCGTGCCGGTGAGCCTGCCCACCAAGAAGGGCGAGCCGGTGCTGTTCAGCACCGACGAGCATCCGCGCGCCACGACGCTGGAGGCGCTGGGCAAGTTGAAGGGCGTGGTGCGGCCCGATGGCTCGGTGACCGCCGGCAACGCCTCGGGCGTCAACGACGGCTCGGTGGCCCTGCTGCTGGCCGGAGATGCCGCGGTCAAGCAATACGGCCTGAAGCCGCGTGGCCGCGTCATCGGCTGCGCGGTGGCCGGCGTGCCGCCGCGCATCATGGGCATCGGCCCGGCGCCGGCCACGCAAAAGCTGCTGGCGCGCATCGGCTGGTCACTCGACAGCGTGGACGTGATCGAGCTGAACGAGGCCTTTGCCGCGCAGGGCCTGGCCGTCACGCGCCAGCTGGGCCTGGCCGACGACGATGCCCGCGTCAACCCCAACGGCGGCGCCATCGCCATCGGCCACCCGCTGGGCGCCTCGGGCGCGCGCCTGGCCCTCACCGCGCTGCGCCAGCTGGAGCGCACCGG
The genomic region above belongs to Aquabacterium sp. OR-4 and contains:
- the pcaF gene encoding 3-oxoadipyl-CoA thiolase; protein product: MSLTANAWIIDGIRTPIGRYGGALAGVRTDDLGAIPIRALIERNPGINWTAVDDVIYGCANQAGEDNRNVARMAALLAGLPAAVAGVTLNRLCGSGLDAVAMAARTIAAGDGQLLIAGGVESMTRAPFVMGKADSAFSRTAKIEDTTIGWRFVNPAMKAAHGIDSMPETAENVAQEFGIARVDQDAFALRSQARWQAAHEAGYFSGETVPVSLPTKKGEPVLFSTDEHPRATTLEALGKLKGVVRPDGSVTAGNASGVNDGSVALLLAGDAAVKQYGLKPRGRVIGCAVAGVPPRIMGIGPAPATQKLLARIGWSLDSVDVIELNEAFAAQGLAVTRQLGLADDDARVNPNGGAIAIGHPLGASGARLALTALRQLERTGGRRAIATMCIGVGQGIAMAIER